The sequence AGCGCCAGACGCTATGTCCTGCACACCTTCGCCGACTCCAAGAGCGACACCCTGCGCACCCGCGTCCGGGGGTTCATGACCGCCCAGCCCTGCCCGGTGTGCGCCGGACGGAGGCTGCGCCCCGAGGCGCTGGCCGTCACCTTCGCGGGCCGCGATATCGCCACCCTCGCGGGCCTGCCGCTCGGCGCCCTCGCCGACGTGCTGCGGCCCACCGCCGCCCGCCCGGACGACGAGCCCGCCCCGGCCCTCGCCCGCGACCTGGTCGCCCGTATCGAGGTGCTCACCGAACTCGGCCTCGGCTATCTGAGCATGGACCGCCCCGCCCCCACCCTCTCCGCCGGCGAACTCCAGCGCCTGCGCCTGGCCACCCAGCTGCGCTCCGGCCTCTTCGGCGTCGTCTACGTCCTGGACGAACCCTCCGCCGGACTCCACCCGGCCGATACGGAATCCCTGCTCACGGTCCTGCACCGGCTCAAGGAAGCGGGCAATTCGCTCTTCGTCGTCGAGCATGACATGGACGTGGTGCGGCGCGCCGACTGGATCGTCGACATCGGCCCGCGCGCCGGGGAACACGGCGGCCGGGTGCTGCACAGCGGCCCCGTCGAAGGGCTCGCCGACGTCACCGGATCCGCCACCCGCCGCTTCCTCTTCGCCGCCGAACCGCCCGCCGACCGCACCCCGCGCACCCCCACCGGCGCGCTCTCCCTGCACGGCGTCACCCTGCACAACCTGCGCGGCCTGGACGCCGTCTTCCCGCTCGGCGTCTTCACCGCCGTCACCGGAGTCTCCGGGTCCGGAAAAACCACGCTGGTCACCCGGGTCCTCGCGGAGGCCGTACGCGACCACCTCGGCGAGGCCCGCTCCGATACGGGCGAGGACGCCGGCGCCGGACCGACGGCCCGGGCCCAGCTCACCGCCGCCGAGGGCCTGGACGCCGTCGACCGGCTGGTCCGCGTCGACCAGCGGCCGATCGGCCGGACCCCGCGCTCCAACCTCGCCACCTACACCGGGCTGTTCGACGCCGTACGCAAGGTCTTCGCCGCCACCGACGCGGCGCGCGCCCGCGGCTACACCGCCGGACGGTTCTCCTTCAACGTCGCCGCCGGCCGCTGCGAGACCTGCCAGGGCGAGGGCTTCGTCGCCGTCGAGCTGCTCTTCCTGCCCGGTACGTACGCGCCCTGCACCGACTGCCACGGCGCCCGCTACAACCCCGAGACCCTCCAGATCACCTATCGGGACCGCACCATCGCCGACGTCCTGGCGATGACCGTCGACGACGCGGCCGCCTTCCTCGCCGACCTCCCGTCCGCCGCCCGCAGTCTGCGCACCCTCCAGGACGTCGGCCTGGGCTATCTGCGGCTCGGCCAGCCCGCCACCGAGCTCTCCGGCGGCGAGGCCCAGCGCATCAAGCTCGCCGCCGAACTCCAGCGGGCCCGCCGCGGCCACACCCTCTACCTCCTCGACGAGCCCACCACCGGTCTGCACCCCGCCGACACCGAGGTGCTCCTGCGCCAGCTGCACGGCCTGGTGGACGCGGGCCACACCGTGGTCGTCGTCGAGCACGACATGGGGGTGGCCGCGGGCGCCGACCACGTCATCGACCTGGGCCCGGGCGGCGGCGCGGAGGGCGGCCGGATCGTCGCCGCGGGCACCCCCGCCGAGGTGGCGGCCGCCCCGGGCAGCCGTACGGCGCCCTATCTGGCCCGCCGCAGGGCGCGGCCGAAGCCGTCCTGACGGTCGGCTAACCTACGCAGGTCACCCCGCCGTGACACGCCGGAACACCGGCACACCCAGCACACCGAAGACGTGCACGCAGCACACCGAAGCAGCACACCGAAGGGGGCATCTCTCATGGCAGACATAGAGGCGGCCAAGGCGACGTTCAACCGGTTCGACGCGGACGGCGACGGCCAGGTCACTCCTGACGAGTTCAAGCGCGCGATGGCCGAAATGGGCGACCCGTTCGTCACCGGCCCGGTCGCCGAGGCCGTCATCAAGGCCAAGGACAGCGACGCCAACGGCACCATGTCCTTCGACGAGTTCTGGCAGGCCCTGCAGAACGGCTGACGGCTCCGCCGCCCCTGCGAGGCGCTCAGCCCCGCGCTGAGCCGCCCACGGGCGGCGGCGCAGCACCGTTGCCGGTGCCCCAGTGCGACGGTTTCGGTCCCACGGAGAAGGCCAGCTCGTGGCCCGTGCGCAGCGCATGGGTGGTCAGGTACGTGCGGTCGTGTGCGGCGCCGTCCAGGTGGACGGACTGGATGTACCGCTGCACCGGTGACGTACCGGGAGCCTTGATGGTGAAGTGGCCGGACGGGAAATAGCGCCGGTCCAGGGTCAGGTCGACGCGGTCGAAGACCGGGGTGCTCAGCCCCCAGGTGTCGGTGCCCGGCTGTACGGGGAACACGCCGATCGACGAGAGCACCATCCACGCCGACATCGTCCCCAGATCGTCGTTGCCGGTCATCCCGCTCGGTGTGTCGGTGAAGAGTGTCAGCGCCGCGTGCACCACATCCGTGGACTTCCAGGGATGACCGGTCGAGAGATAGGTGTACGGGGCGATCAGATCGGGCTCGTTCTGCGGGTTGTACTTGTCGGCGTTGTCGTAGTCGTACGGCCCGTTGACCCACACCGTCCGCGCCGTCCGCTCCGGGTCCTTCAGCAGGCGCTGGTAGGCGAAGAAGGAATCCAGTCGCCGTTCGGCCTTTTCCCTGCCGCCGATGAGCCGGATCATCCCCGGGAGATCCTGCGGCACCAGCCACTGGTACTGCCAGGCCGTGCCCTCGTGGAACCCCTCGCTCCGGGCCGGGTCCGCGGGTCCGGTGAAGGCGCCCCGTGCGTCCCGGGCGCGGAAGAAGCCGGTCGAACGGTCAAAGATGTTGCGGTAGTTGTGCGCACGCGCCGCATAGCGTGCGGCATCCGCCCGGTGCCCCAGATCGCGCGCCATCTGCGCCAGCATCGCGTCCGACAGCGCGTACTCCAGGGTCACCGAGGCGCCGTGGTCGAAGTCGGAGTCGCCGGGTTTGCGATGTGGACGGCCCTTGATGTACGGCGCGAAGCCGTTGCGCAGGTAGGGCACATTGGCCTCGCGCCCGAGGGCGGGCGAGTCGGCCGGGGGCACTCCGTCGGCGTTCTTCTTCAGCGCCGCGTATGCCTCCTGCGCCTCCCGCCCCCGCAACAGCCCCTGCTGATAGGCGTTGGTGAGGAACGGCGTGACCGGATCCCCGGTCATGATGTTCGTCTCGACCGTGCCGTAGCCCCATTTGGGCAGCCAGCCGCCCTCCTTGTCGATCCGCAGCAGCGACCGCGCCATGTCCCGGGACTCGCGCGGCGCGAGCAGGGCCAGGAGCTGTGCCTGGGTGCGGTAGGTGTCCCACAGCGACCAGTTCTGGTAGTAGGTGAACCCGCGCGCCCGATGGATCCTCCGGTCCCAGCCGGTGTAGCGGCCGTCCGCATCGCTGCCGATGTTCGGCGCGAGGAAGGACCGGTAGAGGGAGGAGTACAGCGTCCGGCGCAGGGTCCGGTTGCCGCCCTGCGTCCTCACCACGGCCAGTCGCCGCTCCCAGGCGGCGTCCGCGGCGGCCCGCGTCCGGTCGAAGGAACGCCCGCCCTCGGCCCGCAGGTTGCGCGCCGCGCCCGCCGCGTCGACATAGCTGAGGGCGGTGGTGGCCTCGACCGTACGGTCCTTACGGGTGTCGAAACGGACGTACGCCCCGTGCCGCCCGCTCGCGGTCGAGCCCTGGGAGCCGGGCGTCACCTTCTCCCCCTCCCAGGTCCCGTACGACGCGAACGGCCGGTCGAAGCGGGTGATCGTGTAGAGCGTGTACGGCCGGGTGTCCTGGCAGAAGCCGTGGCCGGTGAGGGCCGTGCGGACGGTGTGGGAATCGAGTACCTCCACCGTCGTGGAGACGTTCTTGTGGAGCGACTGGCCCGCATTGAGCAGCACATTGGCCTTGTCGGTGGCCGGGAAGGTGTAGCGCTGCCGGCCGGTACGGGCGGTGGCGGTCAGCTCGGCGGTGATCCCGCCGTACGACGACAGGCGGACGCGGTAGTAGCCGGGGCGGGCCGATTCGCCATCATGGCGGTAGGCGGCCGCGTACTTGGCATTGTCGGTCTCGGTGATGTCGCCGGTGGTCGGCAGTACCGGCAGATCGCCGCCCAGCCCGCAGCCCACTCCGGAGAGGTGGACGGAGCCGAAGCCGCGGATGTGGTCCTCGTCGTAGTCGTAGCCGGTGGTGTGGCCGGTGTCGGGGGAGAGCTGCACCATGCCGAACGGGACGGCGGCCCCGGGGAAGGTGTTGCCGTCGTTGCGGCTGCCGATGAACGGGTTGACCAGTCCGGTGAGGGCGCCGCCGTCATCGGGTGGGGCGGCCTGGGCGGTGGGAGCGGTGAGTGCGCTGCCGACGAGCACGGCCGCCAGTACCGCTCCCGCGGTACGCAGCCGGTGCGGACCGGACCATGACATGGGGTCACCCCTCCGCGCTTCGGACAACGTTGTCGGAGCGCGCTCATTCTTGGCGCGGGCCAGGTGCACGTCAAGGACCCGGGGCCGCTCCGCTCGTCATCGCACGTCAGCGCGGCAGCCCCCGGGCCCCGTCCGCCGCAGGCTCAGGCGTCCCCGGCCGGCTCCGCCGACTCCCGTTCCGCCTTGGCCAGTTCGGACCGCCGGTAGGAGTACGAGAAGTAGATGACCAGGCCGATCACGAACCACACGGCGAAGCGCACCCAGGTCTGCCACGCCAGGAAGGTGATCAGCCAGAGGGAGAAGCAGACGCCGATCGCCGGGACCACCGGCATGCCCGGTGTGCGGAAGGTGCGCGGCAGGTCGGGGCGCTTGTAGCGCAGCACGATCACCGCGACGCAGACCACCACGAACGCCAGCAGAATCCCGATGTTCGTCAGTTCGGCGGCCTCGCCGATCGGCAGGAAGCCGGCGATGACGGCGGAGGCGCCGCCCACGATCCAGGTGACCCGGGTGGGCACACGGTGGGTCTCGCTGGTCTTCGCGAACCACTTGGGCAGCAGTCCGTCGCGGCTCATCGAGAACCACACCCGGGTCACGCCGAGCATGAAGGTGAACATCACGGTGAGGATGCCGATGATCGCGCCGACGGCGATGACATCCGCGAGTTTGTCGAGACCCACCGACTTGAACGCGCTCGAGAAGCCGCTCTCCGGATCGATGGACTTGTAGTTCTGCATCCCCGTCAGCACCAGGCAGGCCAGGACGTACAGCACCATCGAGATCACCAGCGAATACATGATGGCCCTGGGCATATGGCGCTGGGCGTCCTTGGACTCCTCGGCCGCCGTGCTCATCGCGTCATAGCCGAAGACGGCGAAGAACACGGTGGCCGCGCCGGTGAACGCGCCGCTGACCCCGAAGGGGAAGAAGGGGTGGTAGTTCGCGGTGTCGATATGGAAGAAGCCGACCACGATCACGACGATGACGACCAGCACCTTCAGGGCCACCACGATCGTCTCGAAGCGCGCGGCGTTCTTGATGCCGAGGGTGAGGAGATAGGCGATCAGAAGGCAGAGGAGCGCCGCGAAGAGGTCCACGCGATGGCCCGGTCCGGTGCCCGGGGCGCCCAGCATCCAGTGCGGCAGATCGAGGCCCACCTCGCCGAGCAGAAAGCCGAAGTAGCCGGAGATGCCGATCGCGACCACCGCCACGATCGCGGTGTACTCCAGCAGCAGGTCCCAGCCGATGAACCAGCCCGCGATCTCGCCGAGCACCGCATAGCCGTAGGTGTAGGCGGAGCCCGCCTTCGGGATCAGCCCGGCGAATTCGGCGTACGAGAAGGCGGCCGCGGCGCTCGCGATGCCCGCGATGAGGAAGGAGATCAGAACGGCGGGCCCGGCCTTGCCGTTGGCGACCGTGCCGGCCAGCGTGAAGATGCCCGCACCGATGATGCCGCCGACGCCGATGGCGGTCAGCTGCCACAGGCCCAGCGCCCGGGTCAGCTGCTGGCTCGCCGCGCCCTCCGGCTCTTCGATGTGGTCGATCGGTTTCCGGCGCAATACGCCCTGTCCCGCGCGCAGGCCCATGCGACAGCCCTCCGTAGGCTCGCTGATCCGTCGTGCTCCGACGGCGGATCATCATGGACCCTGGCGGGCGCCTACGGAAGGCGACTCCCTAGTAGCGAGTCGTACACGGGAGGGGTGCGAGGAGGCTCAACCGGCGTCCGCGGGCCTCGACCGGCGTCTGCGGTCAGTCGGCGTCCTCCAGACGGAAGCCGACCTTCAGACCGACCTGGTAGTGGTCGATGGCGCCGTCGACGATATGCCCGCGGACCTCGCTGATCTCGAACCAGTCGAGATTGCGCAGGGACTGCGAGGCGCGCTTGATGCCGTTGTTGATGGCGGCGTCCACGCTGTGCTGGGACGTACCGACGATGTCGGTCACGCGATACGTGCGATCGGTCACGATGGTCTCCCCTCGGCCGGGGCGGCGCTCCGCCCGTCCACCTTCCACCGTGCCTCAGCGGAGCCCGCCCCACCAGCGGAGCCGTACGGCCTACGGAACGACCGTGACCGGCCAGCGCCCGGCCTTGACCAGGCGCACCGCGACCGACCCCATGATGCGGTGCCCGGCCGACTCCGACGCGCCGACCACCACCGCATCCGCCGTGAGCTCATCGGCCATCTGCACCATGCCGTTGTACGGGTCCCCGCGCAGCGTGTGGAACTCCCAGCGGACGTCGTATATCCCCTGGAGCCGGTCCGTCGCCTCGCGGATCTCGGCCATCAGCTCGTCGGCGACCTCGTTCGTCGCATCCCCCACCGGCGCGCCCATCGCCGCACCGGCCGCCATCACCGGCTGCACATAGACCAGGACGAGCTTCGACCCCTGCCGCCGCGCCAGCCCGGCCGCATACGCGGCGGCGCGCCACGACGATTCGGAGCCGTCGATGCCGACGACGATGACCTTCGGGCCGTCCGTTCCGCGTTCGAAGGACGCGGGGGTGTGCTGTGAGTCGTCCACAGGAGCGAGGTTAGCCGCAGGCGCGGAGCGGCGTGCCGACGGGCCTCGGGGCACGCCCCGCGAGGCGGCCCGGCGGGTCAGGCGGGGGACGGGGGCCAGGCGTCGGGGGAGAGGATGCCCAGCACGTAGGCGCGGGCGACCAGCGCGGTACGGCCCTGCACCCGCCAGCGGCGGGCCAGCCGGGTGAGGTGGTAGTTCACCCCGTCGACCGTCAGCCCCAGAGCGGTGCCGATCGCCGCCGTGGTGGCGCCGCCCGCGGCCAGCGCGAGGATCCGGGCCTCCACCGGGCTCGCCGTACCGCGCGGCGGCGCGGGCGGCGCGGCCTCGCGGACCCGCAGTACGGCCAGCAGCACGGGCGGCTGGACGGAGACATCGCCGACCGGATCCACCGTCAGTTCCCCCTCCCGCTCGGTGCCGTCCGCCGCGGAGTGCCACTGCACCTCGACCGGATAGCGCGAGCGGCGACCCAGCCGCACCGCCTCCTCGATCCGCAGCAGCTGCTCCTTGGCCCGCGGCCGGAACATCTCCAGCAGATTGTGGCCGCGCAGCTGCCCGGGCGTCGTGCCCCACTGCGCGGCCATCGCCGGATTGGCGATCAACACCTCGCCGTCGGCCCGGCACACCGCGATCGGCGTGGGGATACGGTCCAGCAGGATCAGGAAGTAGTTGCGCCAGGGCCCGCCCGCGTACGGTCCGGCCGGATCGGTGGGATCGTCCATCAGGAGTGGCCGGTGTGTCGCGGGCGCGTGGGTGTCCGCATCCGACGCGCCGTCGGCGTTCCCGTTGTCCATTGCCTCGTCTCCGCTCCGTGCGCAAGGGCTATGGCGAAAAACCACTGCACAATCATGCAGTTACCCGGGATCAACCCGCGCACCGGGCCGGTCACGCTGGAGACATGACCGACACCATCGCGCTCCACACCGCAGAACGCGCCGCCGACGACGGCATTCCGGTTGCCGACGTCACCGCGGCCGGTCTCACCGCCACGCCGCTTCAGCAGGCCATGGACCTGGCCCGGGTCCACGGCCCGGCCTTCCGCCGACGGCTGGGCGACCGCGACACGCTGTTCGTCTCCTCGCTGGACCTGGTCACCGAACTCGCCGACGAGAACCGCTTCGCCAAGGGCGTGTCGGTGGTCCTGGAGAACGTCCGGGAATTCGCCGGCGACGGTCTGTTCACCGCCTACAACGACGAACCGAACTGGGCCAAGGCGCACGAGGTGCTGATGCCCGCCTTCGCGCTGGGCTCGATGCGGACGTACCACCCGGCGATGCTCAGGGTCGCCCGCCGGGTGATGGCCAGCTGGGACCGCCGGGTCGCCGACGGCAGCACCCTGGACGTCGCCGAGGACATGACCCGGATGACGCTGGACACCATCGGGCTGGCCGGTTTCGGCTTCGACTTCGGATCGTTCGCCCGCGACACGCCGCATCCGTTCGTGGAGGCGATGGTGCGGTGTCTCCAGTGGAGCGGCGCCAAATTCGCCCGGCAGGCCGGGGGCGACTACTCCGCGGAGGATGCGGCGTTCCGGGCCGACGCCGACTATCTGGCGTCCGTGGTCGACGAGGTGATCGCCGCGCGGACCGCGAGCGGCGAGAGCGGCGACGACGATCTGCTGGGCCTGATGCTCGGATCCCGCGAACGGGGCGGTGAGCAACAGGGCCTGGATCTGGCCAATATCCGCAACCAGGTCATCACCTTCCTCATCGCCGGGCACGAGACCACCTCCGGTGCGCTCTCCTTCGCCCTGTACTACCTGCTCAAGGACCCGGCCGCGCTGCGGCTGGTGCAGCGGGAGGCGGACGAGCTGTGGGGCGACGCGTCCGAGCCCGACCCGTCCTTCGAGGACATCGCGCGGCTTCCGTACACCCGTCAGGTGCTCAACGAGGCGCTGCGGCTGTGGCCGACCGCCGCCGCGTTCACCCGGCAGGCCCAGGAGGACACCCTGCTCGGCGGCCGCCACCCGCTGAAGAAGGGCGATCTGGTCACCGTCCTCACGCCGATGCTGCACCGCGATCCGGCCTGGGGCGACAACCCCGAGCTCTTCGACCCCTCGCGCTTCACCCCGCAGGCCGAGGCGGCCCGCTCCCCGCATGCCTACAAGCCCTTCGGGACCGGTGAACGCGCCTGCATCGGGCGGCAGTTCGCCCTGCACGAGGCGACCATGCTGCTCGCCCTGCTGGCCCACCGCTACCGGCTGATCGACCACACCGACTACCGGCTGCGCGTCAAGGAGACGCTGACCCTCAAGCCCGAGGGCTTCTCCCTCGCCCTCGCCGCCCGGACGCCCGCCGACCGGGCCGCGACCCGCGCCGCGTTCGCCGTGCTCCCGGGGGGCACGGCCACCGCCGAGAGCGGCACCGCGGCCGACGAGGGCCTGCCCACCCGCGTCCCGCAGGGCACCGGCCTGCTCCTGCTGCACGGCACCAACTACGGCACCTGCCGCGAGTTCGCCGAGCGGCTCGCCGACGAGGCCACCGGCCTGGGCTTCGCCGCCGAGGTCGCACCCCTGGACGCCTGCGCCGACGGGCTGCCCGCCGACCGGCCGGTCGCGATCGTCGCCGCCTCCTACAACGGACAGCCCACCGACGACGCGGCCGCCTTCGTCGCCCGGCTGCGCACCGCTCCGCAGGGCGCGGCCGAGGGCGTCTCGTACGCGGTCCTGGGCGTCGGCGACCGCAACTGGGCCGCGACCTACCAGCATGTGCCGACCCTCATCGACGACCGCCTGGAGGCGCTCGGCGCCGAACGGCTGCTGCCGCGCGCCGAAGCCGACGCCTCAGGTGATCTTCAGGGCAGCGTCACCGCCTTCGCCCGCGCGCTGCGCACCCAACTGCTCGCCCGCTACGGCGACGCGGCGAGCATCGGCGCGAACGCACCCGTCGCCGAGGACGCCTGTTACACCGTTACAGAGATCACCGGCGGCCCCCTCGACGCGCTCGCCGCCCGGCACGACCTCACCGAGATGACCGTCACCGAGGCCCACGACCTGACGGCACCGGACTGGCCCCGCCCCAAGCGCTTCCTGCGCATCGCGCTGCCCGACGGCGTCACCTACCGCACCGCCGACCACCTCGCGGTGCTCCCGGCCAACACCCCCGCCGCCGTCGAACGCGCCGCGCAGGCGCTCGGCGTCGGACTCGACACCGTCCTCGCGCTGCACGCCGGCGGTCGCCCCGCCCGCGACACCCTCCCCGTCGACCGGCCGCTGACTGTACGTCAACTTCTCACCCATCACCTGGAGTTGGGCGCCCGGCCGACGCCCGCGCAGACCGCGCTGCTGGCAGCCCACAACCCTTGCCCGCCCGAGCGCCAGGCACTCGAAGCGCTCGCCGAGGACGATCCCCGTACCCTGATCGACCTCGTCGAGGCCCACCCGGCGCTGCGCGGCGCCCTGCCCTGGCCCGTCATCCTGGAGCTGCTGCCGCCGCTGCGCATCCGGCACTACTCCCTTTCCTCCTCGCCCGCCGCCGACCCCCGCCACGCCGACCTGATGGTCTCGCTGCTGCCCGGTGGCACCGGCTCGACCCATCTGCACGGACTGCGGCCCGGCGACACGGTCCTGGCCCGTGTCCAGCCCTGCCGCGACGCCTTCCGGATCGACCCGGCCGACCCCGCACCGGTCATCATGATCGCCGCCGGTACGGGCCTGGCACCGTTCCGCGGCGCCATCGCCGACCGGGTGGCCGCGGGCCGGACCACCCCCGCCCGGCTCTACTTCGGCTGCGACGACCCCGACAGCGACTTCCTCCACGCCACGGAGCTCGCCGCCGCGGAACGGGCCGGGGCCGTCTCCCTGCACCCCGTCTTCAGCGCGCGCCCCGAACGAGGCCACCGGTTCGTCCAGCATCGCCTTGCCGCCGAGGGCGCGGAGATATGGGAGCTGCTCCGGGCCGGTGCGCGGGTGTACGTCTGCGGTGACGGCAGCCGGATGGCGCCGGGCGTCAGGGACGCGTTCTGTGACCTCCACGCCAATGCCACGGGCGCTTCGCGCCAGGCATCCGAGGCGTGGCTGAGGGAACTGACCGCCGCTGGGCGGTACGTGGAGGATGTGTACGCGGCCGGTTGATTTCCTCCCCACGTTGTCGGCCGTCCCGCCGCGGGTGTTGTTCGCCGTTGCTCCCCCAGCTAACGCTGGGAGGTACCCCCAGCGGCGGGCGTTGCCGCTGGCGCGGGGCTGTTCGGCTGCGGGACCGGGCCTCCGAACTTCGTCCTGCGGCCCGGCCCCTCCCCGTTGGGGGTGGGAGAAACCCGTGGGGTGCACGTAAGCGGTCGGGTGCCGCTTGTCGAACGAGCGATACGGAATCGGACAGACGAGGCACGCCCCCAGTGGCCCCTTCCCCCCACTCACGGGAGGGGCCGCGCCGCAGGACGAAGTCCGGAGGCGTGGTACCGCACCCGACAACACCACGCCCGCCGCTGGGGGCACCTCCCAGCGTTAGCTGGGGGAGCAACGGCGAAGAACCCCCACGGCGGGACGGCCGACAACGTGGGGAGAAACCCGCGACGGCGGCACGGCCGACAACGTGGGGAGAAACCCGCGACGCGGCAAGCGCTAATCCGCCTCGCGGGGAAGGTGGACCACCACCAGTGCCACCCCGGCGAACAAGAAATTCCTCAGGGCCGCCTCCACCCCGTTCCACGCCTTCGACTGCCACATCGAAAACCACTCCCCACCGATCGCGATGAACCCGGCACCGAACAGCACCATCACCATCAGCAGCCCCACCGTCGCCAACGACCGGCCGCGGCCCGCCTGGCCGCGGCCGGCGCGTAGACCGGAGACCCCGAGCCAGGTGGCAACCACCAGCACGGCCGCCGACGCCGTCTCCCACGCGATGATCGCCAGATACGCCGCGTCCTGGAGCGCCG is a genomic window of Streptomyces gilvosporeus containing:
- a CDS encoding DUF2165 domain-containing protein, which translates into the protein MARKPDAHAATTHEQEHEQEHGDGTAATRSSATRSSAALPLAATVLTGTVALYIALVAFGNITDYGTNREFVRHVLAMDTTFRDPDLMWRSITSPALQDAAYLAIIAWETASAAVLVVATWLGVSGLRAGRGQAGRGRSLATVGLLMVMVLFGAGFIAIGGEWFSMWQSKAWNGVEAALRNFLFAGVALVVVHLPREAD